The sequence TTGTTTGGGGGTgtctccctgctccagctctCCATTCTCCCACAGGGGACCCCAAATCTCCCCAGCACAGGCCCCCCCAAGTGCCCCTAAGCACTCCAACCCTCTTGAGCACTGGAAAGGCAGCATGTAGGAAATGGGGGGCAGcaagcaccccaaaccccctccttgCACCCCACACTCTGGGAGCATGTGGGGATATGGCCCCCTCACTGGGAACAAGATGGGGTTCACCCCTCTTTTCCGAGAGCTGCCCCCTCTGGGATCAAATCTGGGGTTTGCTGCCCGGCTCTGAGTTCCCGCCCCactaggagtggggtgggggagctcagCAGTGGGGGGCAGCCCCCGCACTGGGAGCAAAAGGAGGCAGTTCAGTCGTGGGGTGcagccctggagccccctcctggggGCAATAAGGGGAGCTTGGAAGTGGGTTCACCCCAGCACTGGAAcagggtggggtgtggggctggccccCTAATAACTGTGCAATAATCTGGCCCCGCCCCGGGGGGGTGAACTGACCCTAACCCCGCCCTAGCCACGGAGACAAGTGTTTCTTTAATAAAGACAGTTTAGGTATGAAAAGAAGCCTGCTTGCttagcccggacgcctgggttctctcctggctcagAGCCAAGACTCCTGGGCTGTTCCTTGCTGtgcgtgcctcggtttcccctggCGCTAGCCAGTTATGACTCTCTGGGGGCGGGGTGAGGCTGGGGGGCCCCGGAACACCCTCCCCTTAAGAGGAACCCAGTTAATTCAGATTCAGGACATTTACACTTCGCCATTCTGCTTTGGGTCAGACCTGCTCTGGGGGGAGACGGTGGCCAGCAAGGGATCTGTGTGGATGGTCCCCTCACCCTGAGCAGGGAAACGGAAACTGGATTCAGCCCAAGGGCTGGGGCCACTGTGGTGAGGAAGCTCACTGCGCCAGGGGGCGGACAGTCTGGGGGAGAACTTGCCGGTGAGGGGCACTGAGGCAGGGCACAGTGCTGGGGGGtggacagtgggtgggggagggagaactcACCAGCAGggcagccactgaggcaaggcaCAGCGCTGGGGGTGGGCCGGTGTTGGGGGAGTGTCTGGCTGGGGGCACCTCTAGAGGGAAGCTCACAGCAGCAGGCTGTGTAGTCAGTGGCTGGGGGCACTGTTGGGGGAAGCTCGCAGCGTTGCCGGGAGAGGGGACTATTCCTGGCTGGGGGGTTGCAAACCCCTTTCAAGCGCCTCACCTGCTTTGAACTCCCAGGCCGGGGGAGAAACGCTGTCCCCACCCTCTGCCTGGGGCGAGAAATCTTTCCCCAGGGGGGCTGGTCCCtccagcagggagagaggggactCCCACAAAATTCCCCCtccctgtgggggggggcagcccccAAAACATTCCAGACCTccccagcctcagggctctctCCTCCTTTATTGACTCCCGGGCAGCGGGCGAGGCGCACAAACTTCAGTACAGTTCATCTTGTGGTCGCAGTGGTGGGGACGCCCCAGCTCGgggcactgctgcggggaagctcGCTGCGCTGGCGACAGGGTGTGTCCAGCCCCTGTGGGTCTGTCTGGGGTGAGTCCATACCCAGCgtctccccagctgggatggggaaCGGTCCTGCATCACAGCTCCATCTCCTCcggccgcaccccctgcccccggccTGGGGAGAGCAGCGGGGGGCCAGCTAGGGCGCTGGGGGGCAGCATGAGGGTCCGGATGGAGTGGGGCACCTGGCTACCCGGGGGGGTCCACAGCACCAGCTCCGTCGCGGGGttcctggggcaggggaaggagacgGAAGTTAGATAacgccagcccctccctgccccctcctgcccctccatgGGGCAATACTCACAGGTACTGTAGGAGGCCCGGCTCTGCCAGGCTGAGGGGAGTGCAGTCGGCCATGCTGAACTCCCCCTCCAGCACCACGCTGCCCTCCTCGGCCTCCGCCCCGCCGGCGTCCTCGCTCCCTCCAGccgggggcagcctggggggggAACGCAcagcgctgagatgcagccacctctggggcgagTCCCCCGTTCCCCCCAGCACGATgctcccccgccctgctccccatGGTGCGCCCCGGGTACCTCTGCTCCGGCTGCCGGCAGCGGGCGTAATCCTGCACCCACTGCGCCCAGGCGGGGTCGGGCGCCGGGCCCCGGGCGGGGAACCCGTTGCCGCTGTAGACGTGGTCGTTCTCCAGGCTCAGCGTGTTGAAGCGGGCCGCCATCTTCTCCTCCGACAGGAACTGCTTTGGGCCGGGCTGCCTGCAgcgggtggggagggaaaggggagctcccacaatgcactgcgcTCGGTCACGCCAAGCTGGGGGGCTCTTGGGCTGCTGTGTGCCCACTTGCAGCGAGACGGGggttcccagcatgcattgcgcACGGTCGTGCCGAGCCTTGCGTGCCTAAGCGCCCGCGTGACCAGTCCAGCCAAGCTGGAGAGCTCCCAGAAGCCATTGCACCACCTCACGCCAAGCTGGGGAGCCACctagcagctctgtgttcttggggaaccgggggcagggcccagcctggctgacTCACGAAAGACCTTCccgccccagcctctgcttgaaccaaatctGCACCAGAAGAAAGACGTACAAAAAGCAATGGAAAGGCTGTGGGAGACACCCCTAAACCCCAGGCTAAGGGGGACAGGAATAAGGAAAcccccctagcctcatctgcatggaagatgggacaaggaggcatCTCCATCAGCCTACAGAATGGAGATTCCAAGGCAAGGACCGCAGGGAACTCTGGGAGCAGAAAAGCAGGGCAGCAcggcatgatgggggatctctgccccagatgttaatgaacccacgcctCCATGCCCTCAGCTCAGTGGTGATCAGAGCAATTCTAGTCAtgaatcctttattggtatccaaaatggTGACGCTCCCTaactgcattgtgagctccctccaggGAACAGCGCCCACAGCCAGGAAGCTCAGCTCCTGTTGTCATGAGCAAAACAACTTTGGGATCCTCCCTTGAGCCATCCGTCTGCCCATAAACAAATCGAGCGTCTCCCTTGAACCACTGTTCTTCCCCTACAAAACCCCGACCCACGCTCCAGCCCATGCTCTGCTAActggatccaaactctgcagCAGGTCCACTGGGACCCCAGCActccggaccctcagctaccaccgccccctgggacccccaatCGACTCCagcttcacggagtggtgagaacccagctctctcgcTCTCTAGGTGCAGCCCCCTGACCCTGACGTGTGTGATCAGATAGAGTTTTCTAAATCTGACTTTTATAATCTGGATTTAAGATGATCACGGTTTGGTTTGGTTCCCCggtggttattacctggcaataaataactttcatggttaagccGGTTACGTCTCCGTCTCCCCCtcgtggggttttttttggttccGCATTCGCTCTGCAGCAAGGCTCCTCGtccctaagctaaagatccctgcaatGCCCCCAAATCCCCTGGGGTTTGCTCAGCCAGTGGGTTGCGACCAGAACAATTGTGATGTGAAAGTGCTGATTAACCTGGTCcacttggggtggggtgggggtgtgggtgtgttttcACGGTGTTTTTACAGCCCtagggaaccgaggtcctgcaggatCACGCCGTTGGGAGGGGACgtgcagcagggagaagcagagctccgtatgagaacacaagGGACACAAGCAGCACGTTGATAGCTGTACACAACTCCCCTCCCCAAgggtaaccctaataaatgagtgaaccccaaagtaacgggcaaagcTGGTAACGGGTCTCCTGGGCTGCACTGCGCCTAGTCACATGAGGCCAGGAGCCTCCCAGAATGCATTGCACTGAGTTACGCCAAGAGAGCGGCCTCccagcaggcactgcccctgctcATGCCAACCGGGGGAGCTCTCAGGAAGTCCCGCCCCCGGTCCTGCCGAACTAGGGATCCCCCAGCATGCACTGCAGCCAGGCTGTGGTGAGGAACCAGGCAGGGTTTAACCAGGAAGGGGGATGAAGGCCAATATAAGGGGGGACCCCCAGGCCTCCCCCATTGATGTCACCTCCCCCATACTCACTGCTCTTCCTTCTCCAGGCGGCGTTTCAGGGCCAGCGACGCcacgtggggcagctggcggatgCTGAAACAGGAGGAGAGAGTCAAAATCAGGGGGTCCCAGTGCCCCGTCCCAGCTCTTTCAGTCCCAGCAGCCCCCGCATATGCTCACCATGGCAGTGCCGTGCCGGTGAAGCTGACCAGCCCCTGATCCCGAGCGGCCCAGGGCATTCTGCGGGGCACCTCCTGCCTCCAGTCAGGGGTCGGGGCCGTGCAGCGGGGGGAGCCCAGCCACGGGCGGCGGCTCCAGCCCATGTCCGCCCCCCTAGGAAGGGGCAGTGATGGGGCTCGAGGTCACCGCCGCCCCCGGCTGCCAGGGTTGGGGACCCATCCGCGGGTCATTGCCTGGAGAGACAAGGGAGAGTTACACgctgtcataaatatcaagggaagggtaaacccctttaaaatccctcctggccagagggaaaaccctctcacctgtaaaggggtaagaagctagaataacctcgcgggcacctgaccacaatgacccatgaggagaccagatactttcaaagctggagggggggggaaacaaagggtctctctgtctgtgggaggcttttgccggggacagaacaggaatggagtctgagaactgaggcagtaatctagctagagacgcgttagattctgatttctttaaatggctgctaaaataggctgtgctgaatggaatggagattcctgtttttctgtctttttgtcacttaaggttttgcctagagggactctctgtgttttgaatctgattacccggtAAAGTATTTACCagcctgagtttacagaggtgattcttttaccttttcttcaattaaaattcttcttttaagatcctgattgatttttccctattcttaagatccaagggtttgggtctgtggtcaccgatgcaaattggtgaggatttttatcaggccttccccaggaaagggggtgtcgggtctggggaggatttggggggaaagccgtttccaagcgggctctttcccggctatgtatctgttagacgcttggtggtggcagccatGAAGTCCGAggggaaaaggtaaaatagtttgtgccttggggaagttttaacccgggctggtaagaataagcttagggggttttcatgcgggtccccgagagttcagagtggggcggGATCCCTGACAGGGCGGCAGACACGCCCAGCCCGACGGGCTCGGCCGGCTCCCAAGGCGCAGGGCGCCAGAGGGACTGAGCTGctgggctcccagcatgcaccggggGGTCACGTGGAGCCgggggggctcccagcatgcaccggggGGGGGTCACGTGGAGCCgggggggctcccagcatgcaccggggGGGGTCACGccgggccaggggctcccagcatgcaccggggGGGGTCACGccgggccaggggctcccagcatgcaccggggGGGTCACGTGGAGCCgggggggctcccagcatgcaccggggGGGGGTCACGccgggccaggggctcccagcatgcaccggggGGGTCACGTGGAGCCAggggggctcccagcatgcaccggggGGGTCACGCCGGACCaggggctcccagcatgcaccggggGGGTCACGTGGAGccggggggctcccagcatgcaccgcgCCGGGCCACGccgggccaggggctcccagcatgcaccggggGGGTCACGTGGAGccggggggctcccagcatgcaccgcgCCGGGCCACGccgggccaggggctcccagcatgcaccggggGGGATCACGCCGGGccggggggctcccagcatgcactgcgcCGGGTCTCgtggggccgggggggctcccagcatgcaccggggAGGTCACGCCGGGccggggggctcccagcatgcactgcgcCGGGCCTCGCGAGGCTGGAcgggctcccagcatgcaccggaGGGACCACGCCGGGccggggggctcccagcatgcaccggggGGGGTCACGccgggccaggggctcccagcatgcaccggggGGGTCACGccgggccaggggctcccagcatgcaccggggggggtcacgcagggccaggggctcccagcatgcaccggggGGTCACGTGGAGCCgggggggctcccagcatgcaccgcgCCGGGCCACGccgggccaggggctcccagcatgcaccggggGGGTCACGTGGAGCCgggggggctcccagcatgcaccgcgCCGGGCCACGccgggccaggggctcccagcatgcaccggggGGGATCACGCCGGGccggggggctcccagcatgcaccggggGGGATCACGCCGGGccggggggctcccagcatgcactgcgcCGGGTCTCgtggggccgggggggctcccagcatgcaccggggAGGTCACATGGAGACgggggggctcccagcatgcactgcgcCGGGCCACGccgggccaggggctcccagcatgcaccggggGGGATCACGCCGGGccggggggctcccagcatgcactgcgcCGGGTCTCGTGGAGCCgggggggctcccagcatgcattgcacCCAGCCACAACCCCCTGAAGAGATGGGGCGGGCCCTCGAAAGGGGGCGTGGCTAgacgcagggggcggggctgcagtTCCGGGGGCGCGCCACAGGCCGAAGTCAGCCCGCGCGCATGCGCAGAGCGACCCCAGGTGTAGCGGTTGGCACCTCGGCGCGTGGCTTCCACCGTTCGTCTCGCGACGGGGGCAGCGATTGGGTGGGGTTCGACGCATGCGCGGTACGGACCTGACAGAGATTTTTTTCGCACCGACCGAGGTCCTTTTtcttactcccctcccccccgcctcagCGTCCTCAGGATTCTCCGCCACCACCTTCCTCCGGGATGCGTGCGCAGCCTCCCCCGTCACGTGAGAGGAGCGGGCCAATGGACTGCGGCGGCGCGGGGcctactgggaaatgtagtccttGGCCCTCTGCTGGGACGAGACCGTCCGGCGCGTGGGGACTCCATTTCTCATCGGGCGCCGCGCGCGCTCGCTGCCCGAGCCGCCCCGGGCGGGCCCGCGCAgcctgctgggagctgtagtcctcGGCCGGGGGAGACGCGGAGTGACGACGTCAGAGTAGCGCGACGCGGAGGCACGTTGTGTGAGGAGGCCTCATGGCACCTGGGGAGGTAACTGCAGCCGCAGCACAGGCAGAGGACGGGGGGAGGCAATCCCAGCATGCACCGGGCGTGGGGCTCCCTGGGagccccccgggttggcgcgacccggacccagggcaggctgggagcccccccgggttggcgcgacccggcccggtgcatgctgggagcccccgggttggcgcgacccggcccggtgcatgctgggagcccccgggttggcgcgacccggccccagggcaggctgggagccccccgggttggcgcgacccggccccagggcaggctgggagccccccgggttggcgcgacccggcccggtgcaggctgggaccccccgggttggcgcgacccggccccagggcaggctgggagccccccgggttggcgcgacccggccccagggcaggctgggagccccccgggttggcgcgacccggcccggtgcaggctgggagccccccgggttggcgcgacccggccccagggcaggctgggaccCCCCGGGTTGGTGCgacccggccccagggcaggctgggaccCCCCggggttggcgcgacccggcccggtgcatgctgggagcccccccgggttggcgcgacccggcccggtgcaggctgggaccccccgggttggcgcgacccggcccggtgcatgctgggagccccccgggttggcgcgacccggacccagggcaggctgggaccccccgggttggcgcgacccggcccggtgcatgctgggagcccccccgggttggcgcgacccggcccggtgcaggctgggaccccccgggttggcgcgacccggcccggtgcatgctgggagcccccccGGGTTGGTGCgacccggccccagggcaggctgggagcccccgggttggcgcgacccggccccagggcaggctgggacccccccgggttggcgcgacccggccccagggcaggctgggaccccccgggttggcgcgacccggcccggtgcaggctgggagcccccccgggttggcgcgacccggcccggtgcaggctgggagccccccgggttggcgcgacccggcccggtgcatgctgggagcccccccgggttggcgcgacccggcccggtgcaggctgggagccccccgggttggcgcgacccggccccagggcaggctgggagccccccgggttggcgcgacccggcccggtgcaggctgggagccccccgggttggcgcgacccggcccggtgcaggctgggagccccccgggttggcgcgacccggcccggtgcatgctgggagcccccccgggttggcgcgacccggcccggtgcaggctgggagccccccgggttggcgcgacccggccccagggcaggctgggaccccccgggttggcgcgacccggcccggcgcaggctgggagcccccgggttggcgcgacccggccccagggcaggctgggagccccccgggttggcgcgacccggcccggtgcaggctgggagccccccgggttggcgcgacccggcccggtgcaggctgggagccccccgggttggcgcgacccggcccggcgcaggctgggagccccccgggttggcgcgacccggcccggtgcaggctgggagccccccgggttggcgcgacccggcccggtgcaggctgggagccccccgggttGGCACGACCCGgacccagggcaggctgggagccccccgggttggcgcgacccggcccggtgcatgctgggaccCCCCGGGTTGGGTGCgacccggccccagggcaggctgggagccccccgggttggcgcgacccggcccggtgcatgctgggaccccccgggttggcgcgacccggcccggcgcaggctgggagccccccgggttggcgcgacccggcccggtgcatgctgggacccccccgggttggcgcgacccggcccggtgcatgctgggaccccccgggttggcgcgacccggcccggtgcaggctgggagccccccgggttggcgcgacccggcccggtgcaggctgggagccccccgggttggcgcgacccggcccggtgcatgctgggagcccccgggttggcgcgacccggcccggtgcaggctgggaccccccgggttggcgcgacccggcccggtgcatgctgggaccCCCCGGGTTGGTGCgacccggccccagggcaggctgggagccccccgggttggcgcgacccggcccggtgcatgctgggaccccccgggttggcgcgacccggcccggcgcaggctgggagccccccgggttggcgcgacccggcccggcgcaggctgggagccccccgggttggcgcgacccggcccggcgcaggctgggagccccccgggttggcgcgacccggcccggcgcaggctgggagccccccgggttggcgcgacccggcccggcgcaggctgggagccccccgggttggcgcgacccggcccggcgcaggctgggagccccccgggttggcgcgacccggcccggcgcaggctgggagccccccgggttggcgcgacccggcccggcgcaggctgggagccccccgggttggcgcgacccggcccggcgcaggctgggagccccccgggttggcgcgacccggcccggcgcaggctgggagccccccgggttggcgcgacccggacccagggcaggctgggagccccccggggttggcgcgacccggcccggtgcaggctgggagccccccgggttGGCACGACCCGGCCcggtgcaggctgggagccccccgggttggcgcgacccggcccggtgcaggctgggagccccccgggttGGCGCAACCCGgacccagggcaggctgggagccccccgggttggcgcgacccggcccggcgcaggctgggagccccccgggttggcgcgacccggcccggcgcaggctgggagccccccgggttggcgcgacccggcccggcgcaggctgggagcccccgggttggcgcgacccggccccagggcaggctgggagccccccgggttggcgcgacccggccccagggcaggctgggagccccccgggttggcgcgacccggccccagggcaggctgggagccccccgggttggcgcgacccggccccagggcaggctgggagccccccgggttggcgcgacccggcccggtgcaggctgggagccccccgggttggcgcgacccggcccggtgcaggctgggagccccccgggttggcgcgacccggcccggtgcaggctgggagccccccgggttggcgcgacccggcccggtgcaggctgggagccccccgggt comes from Lepidochelys kempii isolate rLepKem1 chromosome 6, rLepKem1.hap2, whole genome shotgun sequence and encodes:
- the HCFC1R1 gene encoding host cell factor C1 regulator 1; its protein translation is MGWSRRPWLGSPRCTAPTPDWRQEVPRRMPWAARDQGLVSFTGTALPCIRQLPHVASLALKRRLEKEEQQPGPKQFLSEEKMAARFNTLSLENDHVYSGNGFPARGPAPDPAWAQWVQDYARCRQPEQRLPPAGGSEDAGGAEAEEGSVVLEGEFSMADCTPLSLAEPGLLQYLNPATELVLWTPPGSQVPHSIRTLMLPPSALAGPPLLSPGRGQGVRPEEMEL